A portion of the Diprion similis isolate iyDipSimi1 chromosome 4, iyDipSimi1.1, whole genome shotgun sequence genome contains these proteins:
- the LOC124405663 gene encoding tumor protein p63-regulated gene 1-like protein isoform X2, with amino-acid sequence MDDSSLDEGPSVDFGRATLEIAKENEASHQSQGEFSSSNTAPEITSTNNVHGAVPTPKNVTTLPFKRLDAHTFFSDRNDVVERAIKDCTNTLTKDVDGEIIGCWLLTQISLWDTEKERLVLLTQNALFSVKYDFISLKTLEFSRVPLSEIDTVVNGELVYPPTSLVPGRNMVGLQLMWNKGKPLPLEKKWNPFVKNIPWLTFASHPLFWHKGTDLEKMKFDVEGLHASLVSLIGEHCDVVSNSIVLENYLGLGALLHNRNALGFFKIRGKVSF; translated from the exons ATGGATGACAGCTCGCTAGATGAAGGCCCGTCAGTAGATTTTGGACGTGCGACTTTagaaattgcaaaagaaaatgaagctTCTCACCAAAGTCAAGGAGAGTTTTCCTCCAGTAATACTg CTCCAGAAATTACAAGTACCAATAATGTGCATGGAGCAGTGCCAACACCAAAAAATGTCACCACTCTTCCATTCAAGCGTCTTGATGCCCACACTTTTTTCTCAGATAGAAATGATGTTGTGGAAAGAGCTATTAAAGATTGCACAAATACTCTGACCAAAGATGTAGATGGAGAAATCATTGGCTGCTGGCTTCTGACACA GATCAGTCTCTGGGatacagaaaaagaaaggctTGTCTTATTGACACAGAATGCACTTTTTTCAGTTAAATATGACTTCATATCACTTAAGACATTGGAATTTAGTAGAGTACCTTTGTCAGAGATCGATACCGTTGTGAACGGAGAACTTGTTTACCCACCAACATCACTTGTACC AGGACGAAATATGGTTGGGTTACAACTTATGTGGAATAAAGGAAAGCCTTTACCTTTAGAAAAGAAATGGAACCCattcgttaaaaatattccatgGCTTACATTCGCCAGCCATCCGTTATTCTGGCATAAGG GTACAGATctagaaaaaatgaagtttgATGTGGAGGGATTGCATGCGTCACTAGTCAGTCTAATAGGAGAACATTGTGATGTTGTTTCTAATTCAATTGTACTAGAAAATTATTTAGGACTAGGAGCCCTGTTGCATAATAGAAATGCTCTagggtttttcaaaattcgtggAAAAGTTAGTTTTTAA
- the LOC124405614 gene encoding C1GALT1-specific chaperone 1-like: protein MVFLLVKTKAVFFIGFTIGGILALILMLADDLISTKPICNVRPSRLNRNIEEKENEVKRASYQKWLDLQNVKISKADMDELVYAKKYHAAATDSPILESDWLKSKIHITCVVFVEKIKLAESIKYTWAPHCNSIYYFSAAKEDKRIPIINFDVKFTSSWQLLCESIRYIWQDVSNYRRSLDTQAKDEIEWLIFVKDDTMVIPENLRYFVAPMDFEKGYYLGHPITLWQQAYNVAQAGYVLSKGSFLKIVSNFNTTEKCATGGKYWKKEDYDLGKHLGSMGIYPLDTRNEDLSGIFHGYSLQSLLWGVAKSGSYWTHSLYPIGPNCCSPRSITFNAGVPDEMYNTYYMLYRLNVYKGDGTYGNQPAATEIPDQEMWKIILEEEFNITNLNQISSQQYYKIWRDRYSEPEQFIMNNYKNMPDVLSSLLTAYEAEKKIDKNTTPI from the exons ATGGTTTTTCTGCTGGTGAAAACTAAAGCTGTATTCTTTATCGGCTTTACAATCGGTGGGATTCTTGCACTAATCTTAATGTTAGCCGATGATTTAATCAGTACGAAACCCATTTGCAATGTGAGACCATCGAGATTAAATAGAAATATAGAGGAAAAGGAGAATGAGGTAAAGAGAGCAAGCTACCAAAAGTGGCTGGATcttcaaaatgtaaaaatctCAAAAGCTGACATGGATGAATTGGTGTATGCCAAAAAATATCACGCAGCAGCAACAGATAGTCCAATCTTAGAGTCAGATTGGctgaaatcgaaaattcatATTACCTGTGTAGTATTCGTGGAAAAGATCAAGCTTGCCGAATCCATCAAATATACTTGGGCACCACATTGCAACAGCATATATTACTTCTCAGCTGCAAAGGAGGATAAACGAATTcctataataaattttgatgttaAATTTACATCTTCTTGGCAACTTCTCTGTGAATCAATAAGATATATATGGCAGGACGTTTCAAACTATAGAAGATCCTTAGACACTCAAGCTAAAGACGAAATAGAATGGTTGATTTTCGTGAAAGACGATACAATGGTTATACCAGAAAATTTAAGATACTTTGTAGCTCCcatggattttgaaaaaggctacTACTTGGGTCATCCCATTACTCTGTGGCAACAAGCGTACAATGTAGCACAGGCAGGATATGTCCTTAGCAAGGGCTCATTTCTGAAAATTGTCTCCAACTTCAATACCACGGAAAAGTGTGCCACCGGTGGGAAATATTGGAAGAAAGAAGATTATGATCTTG GCAAACATTTAGGGTCAATGGGTATTTATCCATTGGACACTAGAAATGAAGATTTGAGTGGGATATTCCATGGCTATTCGCTACAAAGTCTTTTATGGGGCGTAGCTAAATCTGGTAGCTATTGGACACATTCCTTATATCCTATAGGGCCTAATTGCTGCTCGCCGAGATCGATAACATTCAATGCGGGAGTGCCGGATGAAATGTATAACACATATTATATGCTTTACCGCCTTAACGTTTACAAAGGGGATGGTACTTATGGTAATCAACCAGCTGCTACAGAAATTCCGGACCAAGAG ATGTGGAAGATTATACTTGAGGAAGAGTTCAATATCACTAATTTAAATCAAATATCTAGCCaacaatattacaaaatttggcGTGATAGATACTCGGAACCAGAACAATTCATTatgaataattacaaaaatatgccTGATGTATTGAGCTCGCTACTCACAGCTTatgaagctgaaaaaaaaatagataaaaatactACCCCGATATAG
- the LOC124405663 gene encoding tumor protein p63-regulated gene 1-like protein isoform X1: MDDSSLDEGPSVDFGRATLEIAKENEASHQSQGEFSSSNTAPEITSTNNVHGAVPTPKNVTTLPFKRLDAHTFFSDRNDVVERAIKDCTNTLTKDVDGEIIGCWLLTQISLWDTEKERLVLLTQNALFSVKYDFISLKTLEFSRVPLSEIDTVVNGELVYPPTSLVPRLNGLAEGVSSIFHNAVRQQWSSFAARSSFGEFESRGRNMVGLQLMWNKGKPLPLEKKWNPFVKNIPWLTFASHPLFWHKGTDLEKMKFDVEGLHASLVSLIGEHCDVVSNSIVLENYLGLGALLHNRNALGFFKIRGKVSF; this comes from the exons ATGGATGACAGCTCGCTAGATGAAGGCCCGTCAGTAGATTTTGGACGTGCGACTTTagaaattgcaaaagaaaatgaagctTCTCACCAAAGTCAAGGAGAGTTTTCCTCCAGTAATACTg CTCCAGAAATTACAAGTACCAATAATGTGCATGGAGCAGTGCCAACACCAAAAAATGTCACCACTCTTCCATTCAAGCGTCTTGATGCCCACACTTTTTTCTCAGATAGAAATGATGTTGTGGAAAGAGCTATTAAAGATTGCACAAATACTCTGACCAAAGATGTAGATGGAGAAATCATTGGCTGCTGGCTTCTGACACA GATCAGTCTCTGGGatacagaaaaagaaaggctTGTCTTATTGACACAGAATGCACTTTTTTCAGTTAAATATGACTTCATATCACTTAAGACATTGGAATTTAGTAGAGTACCTTTGTCAGAGATCGATACCGTTGTGAACGGAGAACTTGTTTACCCACCAACATCACTTGTACC GCGATTAAATGGGTTAGCAGAAGGTGTATCGTCTATCTTTCATAACGCTGTTCGCCAACAGTGGTCATCCTTCGCTGCACGGTCCAGTTTTGGGGAATTCGAGTCTAG AGGACGAAATATGGTTGGGTTACAACTTATGTGGAATAAAGGAAAGCCTTTACCTTTAGAAAAGAAATGGAACCCattcgttaaaaatattccatgGCTTACATTCGCCAGCCATCCGTTATTCTGGCATAAGG GTACAGATctagaaaaaatgaagtttgATGTGGAGGGATTGCATGCGTCACTAGTCAGTCTAATAGGAGAACATTGTGATGTTGTTTCTAATTCAATTGTACTAGAAAATTATTTAGGACTAGGAGCCCTGTTGCATAATAGAAATGCTCTagggtttttcaaaattcgtggAAAAGTTAGTTTTTAA